From Pseudomonas poae, the proteins below share one genomic window:
- a CDS encoding DUF4123 domain-containing protein, with amino-acid sequence MPSMPAQWMARQQQAGRRLCLILEGCDDARPLLLAVRTLAQYRNLYAEGVLAQLATAGPVVLLLEQESEPALLNLLQRPQTNWGWLGSLPDEDLANVTRHWRDRLLVGPEGDHVLYRFHDNRTLARALEHLAVEHWPVFLGPLISVCYWHDGRWQCGDNPAPGDYPVPDPAPWLNTPNPNATAILHANILRYLLAEHSEVLAALVEFHEPKIWLAQVLEQARAWQWSGSEQLEFLVVRRLEEATGSSVIRWPPREGETPGDHFERVVEQWRVEGQKQ; translated from the coding sequence ATGCCGAGCATGCCGGCCCAATGGATGGCCCGACAGCAACAGGCTGGACGCCGGCTGTGCTTGATCCTGGAGGGCTGCGACGACGCACGCCCGTTGCTGCTGGCGGTGCGCACCCTGGCGCAGTATCGCAACCTCTATGCCGAGGGCGTTCTGGCGCAATTGGCGACGGCAGGCCCGGTGGTCCTGCTGCTGGAGCAGGAGAGTGAACCGGCACTGCTCAACCTGCTGCAACGCCCGCAAACCAACTGGGGCTGGCTGGGCAGTTTGCCAGATGAGGACCTGGCGAACGTGACACGGCATTGGCGCGACCGGTTACTGGTAGGGCCGGAGGGTGATCACGTGCTCTACCGCTTCCACGACAACCGCACGCTGGCTCGCGCACTGGAGCATCTGGCTGTGGAGCACTGGCCGGTATTTCTCGGGCCCTTGATCAGTGTGTGCTACTGGCATGACGGCCGTTGGCAGTGCGGCGATAACCCTGCGCCCGGTGATTATCCGGTGCCCGATCCCGCCCCATGGCTGAACACGCCAAATCCAAATGCCACGGCCATTTTGCACGCCAATATCCTGCGCTACCTGTTGGCCGAACACAGTGAAGTACTGGCGGCATTGGTGGAATTCCATGAACCGAAAATCTGGCTGGCCCAAGTGCTGGAACAGGCGCGTGCCTGGCAGTGGAGCGGCTCTGAGCAGTTGGAGTTCCTCGTGGTACGACGTTTGGAAGAGGCCACGGGCAGCAGTGTGATTCGGTGGCCGCCGAGGGAGGGAGAAACACCGGGGGATCACTTTGAACGGGTGGTTGAGCAGTGGCGCGTGGAAGGGCAGAAACAATGA
- the tssI gene encoding type VI secretion system tip protein TssI/VgrG, with protein MVNTFVASRFKLIVSSMSTDFQVLAFKGSEVLDQPFFIQVQLVSENPSIDLETMLHQPAYLDFGEADAGLHGQVYAIGRDDPGRRLTRYHLTLAPRLASLAYRRDQRIFQQRSVPQIIAAVLEHHGILADAYVFELGPVVYPPRRFCVQYAESDLQFIQRLCEEEGIHYHFRHRADAHLLVFGDDQTVFHRLPVQRYCPADGPQADTPVIQRFDVRLATRSHKVVHRDHDFEHPSLRLQASAGAASAQPLEDYSYPGGFSGHVQGKRLAQRGLERHQSTQYRVVGKSDQPALRSGHFLELREHPDPPCNDLWLINSVRHEGYQPQVLEEATPEATVFQGYRNRFTATPWRAVYRPPLKHPRPIIHGSQTATVTGPVGEEVHCDAYGRVKVRFHWDRQDKDDDKSSCWVRVASGWAGDGFGATMIPRVGMEVLVTFLEGDPDRPLINGCLPNAQHRPPYPLPQHKTRSVLRSRSSLAGGGANELHLEDRRGEELIYLRAERDLEQQVGHDSRLEVAGERLEIIRGSSTVHLESEEHRHVTGDRKVVLKASDHLDVQGDSRTHVGRTLVLEAGQQLHVKAGASLVIDAGTQLSLKAGGEHLVIQAGGIFSSRPIIQGGSPSVTRLASVLAGAGSPKISVVQGALLDLARQLGADVCPVCEHCREGLCDLPGRAA; from the coding sequence ATGGTTAATACGTTTGTTGCGTCACGTTTCAAATTGATTGTTTCAAGTATGAGTACCGACTTCCAAGTACTGGCCTTCAAAGGCAGCGAGGTGCTTGACCAGCCGTTTTTCATACAGGTTCAGTTGGTCAGTGAAAACCCATCGATTGACCTCGAGACGATGCTCCATCAACCCGCCTACCTGGATTTTGGCGAGGCTGACGCAGGTCTGCATGGGCAGGTATATGCCATCGGTCGAGATGACCCTGGTCGACGGCTTACCCGCTATCACCTGACCCTGGCACCGCGCCTGGCCAGCCTTGCTTACCGGCGCGACCAGCGGATTTTCCAGCAGCGCAGCGTGCCGCAAATCATCGCCGCCGTACTCGAACACCACGGTATTCTGGCCGATGCCTATGTGTTCGAACTGGGGCCGGTGGTGTATCCGCCGCGCAGGTTCTGCGTGCAGTACGCGGAAAGCGACCTGCAGTTCATTCAGCGGCTGTGCGAAGAGGAGGGCATTCACTATCACTTTCGCCACCGCGCAGACGCTCATCTGCTGGTATTCGGCGATGACCAGACCGTCTTTCATCGCTTGCCCGTGCAGCGTTACTGCCCAGCCGATGGACCACAGGCCGACACGCCGGTTATCCAGCGTTTCGATGTGCGACTGGCCACCCGCAGTCATAAAGTGGTGCACCGTGACCATGACTTCGAACACCCTTCGCTGCGCCTGCAAGCGAGCGCTGGCGCTGCCTCGGCGCAGCCCCTTGAGGACTATAGCTACCCCGGCGGGTTCAGCGGGCATGTCCAGGGCAAGCGTTTGGCGCAGCGTGGGTTGGAGCGCCATCAAAGCACCCAATACCGGGTAGTGGGCAAGAGTGATCAGCCGGCCCTGCGCAGTGGGCATTTTCTCGAGTTACGTGAGCATCCCGATCCGCCCTGCAACGACTTGTGGCTGATCAATTCGGTACGTCACGAGGGTTATCAGCCGCAGGTGCTGGAGGAGGCGACGCCTGAAGCTACGGTGTTCCAGGGGTATCGCAATCGCTTCACTGCAACCCCCTGGCGAGCGGTGTATCGACCGCCCCTCAAACATCCCAGACCGATTATCCATGGCAGCCAGACCGCAACAGTGACCGGGCCTGTCGGCGAGGAAGTCCACTGTGATGCGTATGGTCGGGTGAAGGTGCGTTTTCACTGGGACCGCCAGGACAAGGACGATGACAAAAGCAGTTGCTGGGTACGGGTAGCGTCCGGTTGGGCCGGCGACGGGTTTGGCGCGACGATGATCCCGCGGGTCGGCATGGAAGTGCTGGTGACCTTTCTGGAGGGCGACCCGGATCGGCCATTGATCAACGGTTGCCTGCCGAATGCGCAGCACCGGCCGCCCTATCCCTTGCCGCAGCACAAGACCCGGAGTGTGCTGCGCAGCCGCAGTTCCCTGGCGGGCGGCGGCGCCAACGAACTGCACCTGGAAGACCGTCGCGGCGAGGAGCTGATCTATCTGCGCGCCGAACGGGACCTGGAGCAGCAGGTTGGCCACGACAGCCGCCTGGAGGTGGCGGGGGAACGGCTTGAGATCATCCGGGGTTCAAGCACCGTTCACCTGGAAAGCGAGGAGCATCGCCACGTCACGGGTGATCGAAAAGTAGTGCTCAAGGCGAGCGACCACCTCGATGTGCAAGGCGATAGCCGAACTCACGTCGGCCGAACCCTGGTGCTGGAAGCAGGGCAGCAACTGCACGTCAAGGCCGGGGCCAGCCTGGTTATCGATGCGGGCACCCAGCTGAGCCTCAAGGCGGGCGGCGAGCATCTGGTGATCCAGGCCGGTGGGATCTTCAGCAGTCGCCCGATCATCCAGGGTGGCTCACCGTCCGTGACCCGGCTCGCCAGTGTCCTTGCGGGGGCCGGTTCGCCGAAAATCAGCGTAGTGCAAGGCGCGCTCCTGGACCTCGCCAGGCAACTGGGGGCGGATGTCTGCCCGGTGTGCGAACACTGTCGTGAAGGCTTATGCGATCTGCCAGGGAGGGCCGCTTGA